From a single Chitinophaga sp. Cy-1792 genomic region:
- a CDS encoding dihydrolipoamide acetyltransferase family protein gives MAIVELVMPKMGESIMEATILRWHKKLGDHVKVDETVLEIATDKVDSEVPSIADGEITELLFQENDVVPVGTVIARINTNADAAADVTPASPVTTEPKFTAAAAPVVATQSETAVPASSGSGSRFYSPLVLNIAQQEGVSLAELERIQGSGTDGRVTKKDILQYIADLKEGKVSANVITSNTQGTAAAAAAPRTAVATTVASPTYSGNVEIIEMDRMRKLIANHMVMSKQVSPHVTSFAEADVTNMVKWRDRMKGEFEKREGEKLTFTPLFIEAIVKCIKRFPLINCSLDGDKIIIKKDINVGMATALPSGNLIVPVIKGADQLNLVGITKQVNGLANAARNNKLKPEDTQSGTFTMTNVGTFGSLMGTPIINQPQVAILAVGAIKKRPVVIETEQGDSIAIRHMMYLSMSYDHRIVDGSLGATFLTAVAQELENFDPKRGI, from the coding sequence ATGGCTATTGTAGAATTGGTAATGCCGAAAATGGGGGAGAGCATCATGGAAGCTACTATCCTGCGTTGGCACAAAAAGCTGGGCGACCACGTAAAAGTGGACGAAACCGTGCTGGAAATTGCCACCGACAAGGTAGACAGTGAAGTGCCGTCTATTGCAGACGGTGAAATCACTGAACTGCTGTTCCAGGAAAATGATGTTGTCCCTGTAGGTACTGTCATTGCACGCATTAACACCAATGCCGACGCCGCTGCAGACGTAACTCCTGCATCCCCTGTAACTACTGAACCGAAATTTACTGCTGCTGCAGCTCCTGTTGTTGCTACCCAGTCTGAAACTGCTGTTCCGGCATCTTCCGGCAGTGGTTCCCGATTTTATTCGCCGCTGGTGCTCAATATCGCCCAGCAGGAAGGTGTCAGCCTGGCAGAGCTGGAAAGAATTCAAGGCTCCGGTACAGACGGTCGCGTCACCAAAAAAGACATCCTCCAGTACATCGCCGACCTGAAAGAAGGTAAGGTATCGGCGAATGTGATCACCAGCAACACCCAGGGTACCGCCGCAGCCGCTGCTGCCCCACGTACTGCTGTTGCCACCACCGTTGCTTCCCCTACCTATAGCGGCAACGTGGAAATCATCGAAATGGACCGCATGCGTAAACTGATTGCCAACCACATGGTGATGAGCAAACAGGTAAGCCCGCACGTAACCAGCTTCGCAGAAGCCGATGTAACCAACATGGTGAAATGGCGTGATCGCATGAAAGGCGAATTCGAAAAGAGAGAAGGTGAAAAACTGACTTTCACACCACTCTTTATCGAGGCTATCGTGAAATGTATCAAACGTTTCCCGCTGATCAACTGCTCCCTCGATGGTGATAAAATCATTATCAAAAAAGATATCAACGTAGGCATGGCCACCGCTTTACCTAGCGGTAACCTGATCGTTCCTGTTATCAAAGGTGCTGACCAGCTCAACCTGGTAGGCATCACCAAACAGGTAAATGGCCTGGCTAATGCTGCCCGTAACAACAAACTGAAACCTGAAGACACCCAGAGCGGTACCTTCACGATGACCAACGTAGGTACTTTCGGTAGCCTGATGGGTACGCCTATCATCAACCAGCCACAGGTTGCTATCCTGGCGGTAGGTGCTATCAAAAAACGCCCTGTTGTTATCGAAACAGAACAAGGCGATTCTATCGCAATCAGACATATGATGTACCTGTCTATGTCTTACGATCACAGAATCGTAGATGGTTCTCTCGGTGCTACCTTCTTAACGGCGGTTGCCCAGGAACTGGAAAACTTCGATCCTAAGCGCGGTATTTAA
- a CDS encoding DUF4843 domain-containing protein — MKKNLIYILLFGFLIGFGACKKSELQTYKDISRIYFYRQYGGINFDSSTYSFAVRPDSVTRDTMWLPMRIMGIASNTERTAKIDVVADSSTAIAPDDYELLPVKVAANSYTTLLGIVVHRSSNVQKKEVRIRLAIGTNTDFSPGVANAYPGGQTAGGTASYLVKINNTVTKPGNWDDWLVYFFGDYSEVKYRFVIQVTGQADFPDTLPIGIFSVYQSMCQEALDQYMQDNGPLIDENGKEVSFY; from the coding sequence ATGAAAAAAAATCTTATTTATATATTATTGTTTGGTTTCCTGATAGGTTTTGGTGCCTGCAAGAAAAGTGAATTGCAGACGTATAAAGATATCTCCAGGATCTATTTCTACAGGCAATATGGTGGTATTAATTTCGATAGTTCCACTTATTCATTTGCTGTCAGGCCTGATTCAGTTACACGTGATACCATGTGGTTGCCTATGCGGATCATGGGTATCGCCAGTAATACCGAAAGGACCGCAAAAATTGATGTGGTGGCGGATAGTTCTACCGCTATCGCACCGGATGATTATGAGTTACTACCGGTAAAAGTGGCTGCCAATAGTTATACTACCCTGTTGGGTATCGTCGTGCACCGTTCTTCCAATGTACAGAAGAAGGAAGTACGCATCAGGCTGGCTATCGGCACCAATACTGATTTTTCACCTGGCGTTGCCAACGCTTATCCCGGGGGGCAGACTGCCGGGGGGACTGCTTCTTACCTGGTAAAAATCAATAACACCGTAACCAAGCCTGGCAACTGGGATGACTGGCTGGTTTATTTCTTCGGCGATTATAGTGAGGTGAAGTATCGTTTTGTGATACAGGTTACCGGACAAGCCGATTTTCCGGATACTTTGCCGATTGGGATCTTCTCAGTATACCAAAGTATGTGTCAGGAGGCGCTGGACCAATATATGCAGGACAACGGACCGCTGATTGATGAAAATGGCAAAGAGGTAAGCTTTTACTGA
- a CDS encoding RagB/SusD family nutrient uptake outer membrane protein yields the protein MKRNYLVFLFLSLVTVMGSSCKKWLDVSPKTQVRESEMLSSEQGYKDALTGVYLSMGSINLYGCQLTMGALDLMGQRYTGVTGTTSTEYRYLTYNYTDAGVKTQTALIWSEMYAAIGNLNNILSHIDGGRSLFSGNSYNQVKGEALALRAMLHFDLLRMFGASPAEDQTRPAIPYVKEFNVQPTGLSSVKEVMDFCLTDLTAAAALLTTDKAIREDVADDQFKTYTRNHLNYWACKGLEARIRLYAGDKGGALAAAQEVISNTNLFPWIIAANASITYNRDRLFVREHLFALYDFDLKRVSDSLFKSANTSFTPVNSITTKALGTLYETSAGGSSDLRFLNQFTQVLTVNCTARYYQENLQFNYIKNQIPLIRLSEVYYIAAECAGVPAGVDYLNAVRTHRGLTALPANIAAASFTTEITKEYKKEFYGEGQLFYYFKRRNASKIDGSTVVMSTDRYAFPLPADEIQYGKH from the coding sequence ATGAAACGTAATTATCTCGTATTCCTCTTTTTATCCCTGGTTACAGTGATGGGCAGCAGCTGTAAGAAGTGGCTGGATGTTAGTCCCAAAACGCAGGTCAGGGAATCTGAAATGCTCAGTAGTGAGCAGGGCTATAAAGATGCCCTTACCGGTGTTTACCTGTCGATGGGAAGTATTAACTTATATGGATGTCAGCTTACGATGGGTGCTTTGGACCTGATGGGCCAGCGCTATACGGGAGTGACCGGCACTACTTCTACAGAGTACCGGTATCTCACTTATAATTATACAGATGCGGGTGTAAAAACACAAACTGCCCTTATATGGTCAGAAATGTACGCGGCCATAGGTAACTTAAATAATATCCTTAGTCATATAGATGGCGGCAGGTCATTGTTTAGCGGTAACAGTTATAATCAGGTGAAGGGGGAAGCGCTGGCACTCCGGGCAATGCTGCATTTCGATCTGTTGCGTATGTTCGGCGCTTCACCAGCGGAGGATCAGACCAGGCCTGCCATTCCTTATGTTAAGGAATTTAATGTGCAGCCAACAGGGTTAAGCAGTGTTAAAGAAGTGATGGATTTCTGCCTGACAGATTTAACCGCAGCAGCTGCATTGCTCACTACTGATAAAGCTATCCGGGAAGATGTTGCGGATGATCAGTTTAAGACATATACCCGTAACCATCTCAACTACTGGGCATGTAAAGGGCTGGAAGCGCGTATCCGCCTTTACGCCGGTGATAAGGGCGGAGCATTGGCGGCTGCACAGGAAGTAATCAGTAATACAAATTTATTCCCGTGGATAATAGCGGCCAATGCGAGCATTACCTATAACCGTGACCGGCTTTTTGTGAGGGAACATCTCTTTGCATTGTATGATTTCGACCTGAAAAGAGTATCTGACAGCTTATTTAAATCTGCCAACACCAGTTTCACACCAGTAAACAGTATTACTACAAAGGCACTGGGTACATTATATGAAACCAGTGCAGGGGGCAGCTCTGATTTACGTTTCCTGAATCAGTTTACACAGGTACTGACAGTAAATTGTACGGCGCGCTATTACCAGGAAAATCTGCAATTCAATTATATCAAAAATCAGATACCATTAATCAGACTAAGTGAAGTTTACTATATCGCCGCAGAATGTGCAGGGGTGCCTGCCGGTGTGGATTATCTCAACGCAGTGCGTACTCATAGGGGACTGACTGCATTACCGGCAAATATTGCTGCCGCCAGTTTTACCACTGAGATTACCAAAGAGTATAAGAAAGAATTTTATGGAGAAGGGCAGTTGTTTTATTATTTCAAACGACGGAATGCATCAAAAATTGATGGCAGTACAGTTGTGATGAGTACAGACCGCTATGCCTTCCCGTTGCCGGCAGATGAAATTCAATACGGTAAACATTAA
- a CDS encoding CinA family nicotinamide mononucleotide deamidase-related protein — protein MEKITVSIVTIGDELLIGQTIDTNSAWMAQELNAMGIWVHRRVAIGDIREDILAVLAAEAALSDVVLMTGGLGPTADDITKPTLCEYFNTRLVQDRETLQRVLHMFESRGLPILQRNVDQSLVPEAATVIPNLRGTAPGMWFEREGKIYVSMPGVPHEMKGIMESYVLPRLEAHFRTPAVVHHTLITSGMGESFVAERLVDFEAKLPPHIKLAYLPSYSLLKLRLTALGKDKLSTATELSLYFTELRERLADIAVADSDISMGEVLGQLLLKRNKTVGTAESCTGGLISSWITAISGSSAYFKGSTVTYSNDMKMKLLGVKQATLMAHGAVSEETVREMLAGALDVLEVDYAIAISGIMGPTGGSEEKPVGTVWIAVGNREKSVTVKYHLRYDRERNTQMAAVYAMNELRKLILELEPEGLN, from the coding sequence GTGGAAAAGATAACTGTCAGTATCGTTACCATTGGCGATGAACTGCTGATCGGACAAACCATCGATACCAATTCTGCCTGGATGGCCCAGGAATTGAATGCGATGGGGATATGGGTACATCGTCGGGTAGCCATCGGTGATATCAGAGAGGATATTTTAGCTGTGCTGGCCGCAGAAGCAGCCCTGTCTGATGTTGTACTGATGACCGGCGGCCTTGGCCCCACTGCCGACGATATCACCAAACCAACGCTCTGCGAATACTTCAATACCCGCCTGGTACAGGACCGCGAAACCCTGCAACGGGTGCTGCATATGTTCGAAAGCCGCGGACTGCCTATCCTCCAGCGAAATGTAGATCAGTCGCTGGTACCGGAAGCTGCTACCGTTATTCCTAACTTACGCGGCACCGCGCCGGGAATGTGGTTCGAGCGGGAAGGGAAAATATATGTTTCCATGCCTGGCGTGCCCCATGAAATGAAAGGTATCATGGAAAGTTACGTCCTGCCCCGCCTGGAAGCTCACTTCCGTACCCCGGCCGTAGTACATCATACGCTGATTACCTCCGGCATGGGTGAATCCTTTGTGGCGGAAAGACTGGTGGATTTTGAGGCCAAACTGCCGCCGCATATCAAACTAGCCTATCTTCCCAGCTATAGTCTGCTCAAACTACGCCTCACGGCCCTGGGCAAAGACAAACTCAGTACTGCTACCGAACTCAGCCTTTATTTCACTGAACTGAGAGAACGCCTCGCCGATATCGCCGTGGCCGACTCCGATATCAGCATGGGTGAAGTACTTGGTCAGTTACTCCTGAAACGCAATAAAACCGTAGGTACCGCCGAAAGCTGTACCGGCGGACTGATAAGTAGCTGGATTACAGCTATTTCCGGAAGTTCCGCCTATTTTAAAGGTAGCACGGTGACTTATTCCAACGACATGAAAATGAAGTTGTTAGGAGTGAAACAGGCTACCTTGATGGCACATGGTGCGGTCAGCGAAGAAACCGTACGGGAAATGCTGGCAGGGGCACTGGATGTGCTGGAAGTAGACTATGCCATTGCCATTTCCGGTATCATGGGCCCTACCGGCGGCTCAGAGGAAAAGCCCGTAGGAACCGTATGGATAGCCGTTGGCAACAGGGAAAAAAGTGTCACTGTAAAATATCACCTGCGCTACGACAGGGAAAGAAATACTCAGATGGCAGCTGTTTATGCGATGAACGAATTAAGGAAGCTCATTCTGGAGCTTGAACCGGAAGGGCTGAATTAA
- a CDS encoding SusC/RagA family TonB-linked outer membrane protein, protein MKLTAVFMLAALLQVSAASYSQSVTLTGKKLTLKKVFESIREQTGFEFVYDPQLIKAAGTVDLRLDDVQLKQALDVCFDDLPLTYEVSYNTIIVKERPPAGMINNGTDLRNAGVAEELRINGTVLDKSTGLPLAGVTIGVQGLSAGTSTDVNGEYALTIPTGKAKLVVKLLGYEIANISVTHSGKYDIQLSPKPIQLEGAVVSTGIFKRPKENFTGVATTIKGDDLRKMSMSNVFSAIRMFDASVRLPENLANGSNPNKLPEINLRGVNNFPAQGTSGTAMSGADFKATYSTNPSQPLLILDGFEVSLQRIYDLDINRIASISILKDAAATAMYGSRAANGVIVVETKQPLPGKTQLSYSGTAFMEAPDLSVYHLLNAKDKLAVEELTGRFNSNNPVDYYNQQGILSMRKAAVASGVNTYWLSKPLRNAFGQSHSLYLEGGDDYIRYGVNGSYSNTGGVMKNSGRENYRLEMNLSYNRKNFIVKNVLSVNYNKSKNSNYGSFGDYSKLNQYWNPYDSTGHIKRFLEQFISTDGIVLTSFANPLYDATLHTVNSAEYSNFNEQLYIDWKLNKNLHLLGNANIMRQGDESDIFLPASHSSFNKETDPTLRGSYSKDNSKFTTFQGALSLDYSRLIGKNMLFATARVSGSQTSSDDVNFLVTGFPSDRLDQLEFGNGFAPDTKPGGTANVTRMVSAGASLNYTYDGKYSADLSYSLDGSSQFGYLKRTAPFYSMGVAWNIKKEALLKDVSWLNALRAGVTYGSTGSVNFPPNLGITTYKYNTTQNYQGMVGATLMGYGNPNISWQQTLKTDYHIVGAFLNSYLLVDFNYYKENTESLILDINTAPSTGVSSYKENVGALRNTGLDFSVTGFAIRNDQKNTYLSVMVNGLHNRSIISHISNSLKALNAANDKNDQKQPQSRFVEGHSPTAIWAVRSNGIDPASGKEVFIKQDGTLTYVWDPSDKVIVGDGFADLAGNIMLNLTVKGFSVVLGFNYQLNQQMYNSTLANRIENADLRYQLDERVLNGRWKKPGDVTMFRGLVSENGFSFTDATYATSRFVQDNSYLNFATATIGYTVPDIISRRWKMSNVRLALTGNDLTRWSSISIERGLDYPFARNFSFNISASF, encoded by the coding sequence ATGAAACTAACAGCGGTTTTTATGTTAGCCGCGTTGCTCCAGGTAAGTGCGGCCAGCTATTCTCAATCTGTTACACTCACCGGCAAAAAGCTGACATTAAAAAAAGTGTTTGAATCCATCCGCGAGCAAACGGGTTTTGAGTTCGTTTATGACCCGCAGCTGATCAAAGCTGCCGGTACGGTAGATCTCAGGCTGGATGATGTACAGCTCAAACAGGCCCTGGATGTATGCTTTGATGATTTACCACTGACCTACGAAGTCAGTTATAATACTATCATCGTAAAGGAAAGGCCGCCAGCAGGTATGATAAATAATGGTACTGACCTGCGGAATGCAGGCGTAGCGGAGGAGCTGCGCATTAACGGTACGGTGCTGGATAAAAGCACGGGCTTGCCGCTGGCAGGCGTTACCATTGGTGTACAGGGCTTGTCGGCAGGGACGTCTACGGATGTAAACGGAGAATATGCACTTACTATCCCTACCGGGAAAGCTAAGCTGGTAGTGAAGCTGCTGGGCTACGAAATCGCTAACATCAGTGTGACACATAGCGGAAAATATGACATACAGCTGTCGCCGAAGCCTATACAGCTGGAAGGCGCCGTGGTATCTACTGGTATTTTCAAAAGGCCCAAGGAAAACTTTACGGGTGTGGCTACTACCATTAAAGGGGATGATCTGCGGAAAATGAGTATGAGCAACGTGTTTAGCGCCATCAGAATGTTTGATGCCTCTGTCAGACTTCCGGAGAATTTAGCAAATGGTAGTAATCCTAACAAATTACCAGAAATAAATCTACGTGGTGTGAATAACTTTCCGGCGCAAGGAACATCGGGGACGGCGATGTCTGGCGCTGATTTCAAAGCTACCTACAGTACTAACCCCAGCCAGCCGCTGCTGATACTGGATGGATTTGAGGTAAGTCTGCAACGTATTTACGATCTTGATATCAACAGAATAGCCAGTATCTCTATCCTGAAAGATGCTGCGGCTACGGCGATGTATGGTTCCAGAGCTGCTAATGGTGTAATCGTTGTAGAAACAAAACAGCCATTACCTGGTAAAACGCAGCTTTCATACAGTGGTACAGCTTTCATGGAAGCACCGGATTTATCCGTATATCATCTGCTCAACGCAAAAGATAAATTAGCTGTAGAGGAACTCACTGGACGGTTTAACAGCAATAATCCGGTCGACTATTATAACCAGCAGGGCATATTATCTATGCGGAAAGCAGCAGTGGCTAGTGGTGTCAATACTTATTGGTTATCTAAACCATTGCGTAATGCCTTCGGGCAGTCACATTCCCTCTACCTGGAAGGCGGTGATGATTATATCAGATATGGCGTAAATGGCTCCTATAGCAATACGGGAGGTGTGATGAAGAATTCCGGCAGAGAGAATTACCGGCTGGAAATGAACCTGAGCTACAATAGAAAAAATTTCATTGTTAAAAATGTACTGTCTGTTAATTATAATAAGTCTAAAAATTCCAACTATGGCAGCTTTGGTGATTACTCAAAATTAAACCAATACTGGAATCCATATGACAGCACCGGACATATAAAGCGTTTTCTGGAACAATTCATTTCTACAGATGGTATTGTGCTGACCAGCTTCGCCAATCCTTTGTATGACGCAACATTACATACTGTTAACAGTGCAGAATATTCCAACTTCAATGAGCAGTTGTATATAGATTGGAAATTGAACAAAAACCTGCATTTACTGGGAAATGCAAATATTATGCGTCAGGGAGACGAGTCTGATATTTTCCTGCCGGCATCGCATAGTTCCTTTAACAAGGAAACTGATCCAACGCTGAGAGGAAGTTATTCGAAGGATAATTCCAAGTTCACCACTTTTCAGGGGGCTTTATCACTGGATTACAGCAGGCTGATAGGGAAAAATATGTTGTTCGCGACCGCGCGTGTAAGTGGTTCACAGACGAGCAGCGATGATGTTAACTTCCTTGTAACGGGTTTCCCTTCTGATCGGTTGGATCAATTGGAATTTGGTAATGGATTTGCACCGGATACCAAACCTGGTGGTACTGCCAATGTTACCCGGATGGTTTCTGCGGGCGCATCGCTCAACTATACCTATGATGGAAAATATTCTGCAGACCTTTCTTACAGTCTGGATGGTTCCAGTCAGTTTGGTTACCTGAAAAGGACAGCACCTTTTTATAGCATGGGAGTGGCCTGGAATATTAAAAAAGAAGCGCTGCTGAAAGATGTATCATGGCTGAATGCCCTCAGAGCGGGTGTTACCTATGGTAGTACCGGAAGTGTGAACTTCCCGCCAAACCTGGGTATCACTACCTATAAATATAATACCACTCAAAACTATCAGGGGATGGTGGGTGCAACCCTGATGGGGTATGGTAATCCGAACATCAGCTGGCAGCAGACATTGAAAACAGATTATCATATCGTTGGTGCTTTCTTAAATAGCTACCTGCTGGTAGATTTCAACTATTACAAAGAAAACACAGAGAGTCTGATCCTCGATATAAATACAGCTCCGTCAACAGGTGTGAGCAGCTACAAAGAAAATGTGGGCGCATTGCGCAATACCGGTTTGGATTTCAGCGTAACAGGTTTTGCCATACGTAATGATCAGAAGAATACCTACCTGAGTGTAATGGTCAACGGATTGCATAACCGTTCTATCATTTCACATATATCCAATTCACTCAAAGCACTGAATGCTGCCAACGACAAGAATGACCAGAAACAACCGCAGAGCAGGTTTGTAGAAGGACATAGTCCAACCGCTATCTGGGCCGTCCGTTCCAATGGTATTGACCCTGCATCGGGCAAGGAAGTATTCATCAAACAGGATGGAACGCTCACCTATGTATGGGACCCTTCGGATAAAGTAATCGTTGGGGATGGCTTTGCAGACCTTGCCGGTAATATCATGTTGAACCTTACTGTTAAAGGTTTTTCTGTGGTATTGGGTTTCAATTATCAGTTAAACCAGCAGATGTATAATTCCACCCTGGCAAACAGAATCGAGAATGCGGATCTGCGATATCAACTGGATGAACGTGTATTGAATGGTAGATGGAAAAAACCTGGAGATGTAACCATGTTCCGTGGTCTGGTATCAGAAAATGGTTTCTCTTTTACAGATGCAACCTATGCTACCAGCCGCTTTGTGCAGGATAATTCTTACCTGAATTTTGCCACTGCCACTATTGGGTATACGGTGCCGGATATTATTTCCCGTCGTTGGAAGATGAGTAATGTCAGACTGGCGCTCACTGGCAATGACCTGACACGCTGGTCAAGTATTTCCATAGAAAGAGGTTTGGATTATCCATTCGCACGTAATTTCTCCTTTAATATTTCTGCCTCTTTCTAA
- a CDS encoding RNA polymerase sigma factor, whose product MDNEVGLLRALAEGDRSAYTSLYYHYQPKLYRYLLPFTVDIHLVEEITQDIFVKVWLKRETFVGIERFEYYLYRMGRNRLLDIFRQQQKLLLSETLPDTGFHPEQEQQYREYNKLAQEAIQRMPERRRIIFELSTQQDLSWAEIAERQQVSVAVVKKQLHLASSFIRSYIRKYGEINITLVILLYIFFY is encoded by the coding sequence ATGGACAATGAAGTTGGACTGCTCCGCGCATTAGCGGAGGGGGATAGAAGCGCCTATACCAGCCTGTATTATCATTATCAGCCGAAGTTATATCGCTACCTGTTGCCGTTTACTGTTGATATCCATTTAGTAGAAGAGATTACCCAGGATATATTTGTAAAGGTCTGGCTGAAAAGAGAAACTTTTGTTGGAATAGAGCGGTTTGAATATTACCTCTATCGTATGGGCCGTAACCGCCTGCTGGATATCTTCCGCCAGCAGCAAAAGCTGCTATTATCTGAAACACTCCCTGATACAGGGTTTCATCCTGAACAGGAGCAGCAATACCGCGAATATAATAAGCTGGCACAGGAAGCTATCCAAAGGATGCCGGAGAGAAGAAGAATTATTTTTGAGCTGAGTACACAACAGGATTTGTCGTGGGCAGAAATTGCCGAAAGGCAACAGGTGTCTGTGGCAGTCGTGAAAAAGCAGCTGCATCTCGCCAGCAGCTTCATTCGCAGTTATATCCGCAAATATGGTGAGATTAATATAACATTGGTCATCTTACTATATATCTTCTTTTATTAA
- a CDS encoding FecR family protein, translated as MNYRLILERIAAGQATPEEVTALQQWLQQQSAEKYHAIMVEYESIMMQSNSGAVDEALFARINQQIAVQSPVRQLNWWKYAAAACLAAVIAAGLWWYYPSHTNTKEMATVAPGKDRAVLQLAGGKVLELDTMATGSQWSQPGVAVAKADSGLVKIDNVDDGKGTNEFSELRTPRGGQFAMILPDGSRVWLNAASRLRFASNFNKERKIILEGEACFEVAANASLPFEVVAGAQKIAVLGTSFNISAYRDENKVSTTLLTGAIKVRQQQQSVVLRPGEQAVGGEQEIMTVANVNTDNVIAWKKGWFIFDDNDIKMIMRQVSRWYDVEVIYEDDLTGITLTGAIQRKQRLEDLLYTLERAGKARFTIRDHKIYVSRKTSTIN; from the coding sequence ATGAACTATCGCCTGATATTGGAACGAATCGCAGCCGGACAAGCGACTCCGGAGGAAGTGACCGCCCTGCAGCAATGGCTGCAGCAGCAGTCTGCGGAAAAGTATCATGCCATCATGGTGGAATACGAATCCATCATGATGCAGTCCAATAGCGGTGCCGTTGATGAAGCACTCTTTGCGCGTATCAATCAGCAGATAGCGGTGCAGTCGCCTGTCCGGCAGCTCAACTGGTGGAAATATGCTGCAGCTGCTTGTCTGGCCGCAGTTATAGCGGCAGGGCTGTGGTGGTACTATCCGTCGCATACTAATACAAAGGAAATGGCTACTGTAGCGCCGGGAAAAGATAGGGCAGTATTGCAGCTGGCCGGTGGTAAAGTACTGGAACTGGATACAATGGCTACCGGCAGTCAGTGGTCGCAGCCTGGTGTGGCAGTGGCAAAAGCGGATAGCGGTCTGGTGAAAATTGATAATGTAGATGATGGCAAAGGTACCAATGAATTTAGTGAACTCAGAACGCCCCGTGGTGGCCAGTTTGCTATGATATTGCCGGATGGGTCACGGGTATGGCTAAACGCTGCATCACGATTACGCTTTGCCAGCAATTTTAATAAAGAAAGAAAGATCATACTCGAAGGAGAAGCCTGTTTTGAAGTGGCGGCCAATGCCAGTTTACCTTTTGAAGTGGTGGCCGGTGCACAGAAAATAGCCGTACTGGGAACAAGTTTCAACATTTCTGCCTATAGGGATGAGAACAAAGTCAGCACCACTTTGCTGACAGGCGCCATAAAAGTACGGCAGCAGCAGCAATCCGTCGTCCTGCGTCCTGGCGAACAGGCCGTTGGCGGTGAACAGGAAATAATGACTGTTGCCAATGTCAACACAGACAATGTAATCGCCTGGAAAAAAGGCTGGTTTATATTTGATGACAATGATATTAAGATGATTATGCGTCAGGTATCGCGTTGGTATGATGTGGAAGTGATTTATGAAGATGACCTGACAGGTATTACATTAACAGGAGCCATTCAAAGAAAGCAGCGTTTAGAAGATTTGTTATATACGCTGGAACGGGCCGGGAAGGCGCGTTTCACGATCAGAGATCATAAAATTTATGTCAGCAGAAAAACATCAACCATTAACTAA